The Hypomesus transpacificus isolate Combined female chromosome 2, fHypTra1, whole genome shotgun sequence genome window below encodes:
- the rbfox1l gene encoding RNA binding protein fox-1 homolog 1-like, translated as MLSSPTVILQPYGLPVYPQGYPSLVQGGPAQEAGLGSGDPSLPQVYAPPPSYPPPGQAPPTPTGRLPPLDFGGAHPGAEYQEHHQLRVYQGPQHEGAETLAANSADDSLAQVTSDPQSLTVAVSSGGGAGSGSDEEGSGKAQPKRLHVSNIPFRFRDPDLRQMFGQFGKILDVEIIFNERGSKGFGFVTFESAMEADRAREKLNGTIVEGRKIEVNNATARVVTKKPQTPIVNGEVPAPGWKINPVMAGMYAPELYTVASFPYPMATPTLAYRGSALRGRGRAVYNTIRSAAAATPTAVPGYPGVVYQDGLYGAEVYGGYPAAYRVAQAASGATATYSDGYGRVYATTTDPYHHSVGPTTTYGVGTMASLYRGGYNRFTPY; from the exons atgctctcctctcctactgtgATTCTTCAGCCTTATGGACTGCCTGTATACCCACAGGGCTACCCCAGCTTAGTTCAG GGCGGACCAGCCCAGGAGGCTGGTCTGGGTAGTGGtgacccctccctgccccaggtcTATGCCCCGCCTCCCTCTTACCCACCTCCAGGACAAGCTCCTCCCACACCCACAGGCAGACTCCCTCCTTTGGACTTTGGTGGCGCCCACCCAGGAGCAGAGTACCAAGAACATCACCAGCTCAGAGTCTATCAGGGCCCACAGCATGAGGGGGCGGAGACACTGGCAGCCAATAGCGCG GACGACTCTCTAGCTcaagtgacctctgacccccagtCTCTGACTGTGGCTGTGTCATCTGGAGGCGGAGCGGGGAGTGGCAGTGATGAAGAAGGCTCTGGAAAGGCCCAGCCCAAGCGGCTGCACGTGTCCAATATCCCCTTCCGCTTCAGAGACCCAGACCTTCGCCAGATGTTCGGG CAATTCGGCAAGATTCTGGATGTGGAGATCATCTTCAATGAGAGAGGTTCAAAG GGCTTTGGGTTTGTCACCTTTGAGAGTGCGATGGAGGCGGATCGAGCTCGGGAAAAACTCAACGGAACAATTGTAGAGGGGAGGAAGAtcgag GTAAATAATGCTACAGCCAGAGTTGTCACCAAGAAACCCCAAACACCCATTGTAAACGGTGAGGTTCCAG CCCCTGGATGGAAGATTAACCCTGTAATGGCAGGGATGTATGCGCCTGAACTTTACACTG tgGCTAGCTTCCCGTACCCAATGGCAACGCCCACACTGGCCTATCGCGGCTCTGCCCTGCGTGGGCGGGGCCGAGCTGTCTACAATACAATTCGCTCTGCAGCAGCAGCCACGCCCACCGCCGTTCCTGGCTACCCTGG AGTGGTATACCAAGATGGACTCTACGGAGCTGAAGTCTAT GGGGGTTATCCTGCAGCGTACAGAGTGGCACAGGCGGCATCTGGAGCCACGGCGACCTACAGTGACGG ATATGGCAGAGTGTACGCCACTACCACAGATCCCTACCACCACTCAGTGGGACCCACAACTACATATGGAGTTGGCACGATG GCCAGTTTGTACAGAGGAGGATACAACCGCTTTACCCCTTACTGA
- the rps9 gene encoding 40S ribosomal protein S9 — MPVARSWVCRKTYVTPRRPFEKSRLDQELKLIGEYGLRNKREVWRVKFTLAKIRKAARELLTLDEKDPKRLFEGNALLRRLVRIGVLDEGKMKLDYILGLKVEDFLERRLQTQVFKLGLAKSIHHARVLIRQRHIRVRKQVVNIPSFVVRLDSQKHIDFSLRSPYGGGRPGRVKRKNAKKGQGGAGGADDEEED; from the exons ATGCCCGTTGCCAGGAGTTGGGTCTGTCGTAAGACATACGTCACCCCCCGTCGTCCTTTCGAGAAGTCTCGTCTCGACCAGGAGCTCAAGCTTATTG GGGAGTATGGTTTGAGGAACAAGCGTGAGGTGTGGAGGGTCAAATTCACCCTGGCCAAGATCCGCAAGGCCGCCAGAGAGCTGCTCACTCTGGACGAGAAGGACCCCAAGCGTCTGTTTGAAG GTAATGCCCTTCTGAGGCGTCTGGTGAGGATTGGCGTGCTGGATGAGGGCAAGATGAAGCTCGATTACATCCTGGGCCTGAAAGTTGAGGACTTTTTGGAGAGGAGGCTACAGACACAGGTGTTCAAGCTGGGGCTGGCCAAGAGCATCCACCATGCCCGCGTGCTGATCCGCCAGAGGCACATTCG TGTCCGCAAGCAGGTGGTGAACATCCCCTCGTTCGTGGTCCGCCTGGACAGCCAGAAGCACATCGACTTCTCCCTTCGCTCTCCATATGGTGGTGGTCGCCCCGGCCGCGTTAAGAGAAAGAACGCCAAGAAGGGCCAAGGTGGAGCCGGAGGAgctgatgatgaagaggaggattaa